From one Halosimplex rubrum genomic stretch:
- a CDS encoding metallophosphoesterase family protein, whose translation MELAVISDTHIPSRARGIPDAFRERIRAADHVVHAGDFDSEGTLADVRDLAPELTAVAGNTDPRVGLPERVTVEFGGVTFVVLHGTGPKRDWDDRVAAAVREEADEPRVGVAGHTHRVFDREVGGVRVLNPGSATGAAPADRATMLTVEAADGDLDVTVREA comes from the coding sequence ATGGAACTCGCCGTCATCAGCGACACGCACATCCCCTCGCGGGCCCGCGGGATCCCCGACGCGTTCCGCGAGCGGATCCGCGCGGCCGACCACGTCGTCCACGCCGGCGACTTCGACTCGGAGGGGACGCTCGCCGACGTTCGGGACCTGGCGCCGGAGCTGACCGCCGTCGCCGGCAACACCGACCCCCGGGTCGGCCTGCCCGAGCGGGTAACCGTCGAGTTCGGCGGCGTCACCTTCGTCGTCCTCCACGGCACCGGCCCCAAGCGCGACTGGGATGACCGCGTCGCGGCCGCCGTCCGCGAGGAGGCCGACGAACCGCGCGTGGGCGTCGCCGGCCACACGCACCGGGTTTTCGACCGGGAGGTCGGTGGCGTTCGCGTCCTGAACCCCGGGAGCGCGACGGGTGCCGCGCCGGCCGACCGGGCGACGATGCTGACCGTCGAGGCGGCCGACGGCGACCTCGACGTGACCGTCCGCGAGGCCTGA
- a CDS encoding inositol monophosphatase family protein, with amino-acid sequence MPDDPAADAATLADTAVRAVEAGGAYLREAFENGGTPADYTAKDVKAEADREAERRVLDAIADEHPDHRISAEESGDYDGDGEYRWVVDALDGTNNFAAGIPTFGVAATACERTGRGGPENEPVATAVHVPVLDDTYVAERGNGVRYNGATAEVTDGTTLPPEKATVAMIIGPEVVSGGAERREWDAVADAVAEVPKRTVQTWAPVVYWGLLARGKLEGFVCYYPAEREQVAGSLLALEAGAVARAEGPLTVFGADREIRDALFDAATDAL; translated from the coding sequence ATGCCCGACGACCCCGCAGCCGACGCCGCGACGCTGGCCGACACGGCCGTCCGGGCGGTCGAGGCCGGCGGCGCCTACCTCCGCGAGGCCTTCGAGAACGGCGGCACGCCGGCCGACTACACCGCGAAGGACGTGAAAGCCGAGGCCGACCGCGAGGCCGAGCGGCGCGTCCTCGACGCCATCGCCGACGAACACCCCGATCACCGGATCTCCGCCGAGGAGTCGGGCGACTACGACGGCGACGGCGAGTACCGCTGGGTGGTCGACGCCCTCGACGGGACGAACAACTTCGCCGCCGGCATCCCCACCTTCGGCGTCGCCGCGACGGCCTGCGAGCGGACCGGCCGGGGCGGCCCGGAGAACGAGCCCGTCGCCACCGCGGTCCACGTGCCGGTCCTCGACGACACCTACGTCGCCGAGCGCGGCAACGGCGTCCGGTACAACGGCGCCACTGCCGAGGTGACCGACGGGACGACGCTCCCGCCGGAGAAGGCGACGGTCGCGATGATAATCGGACCGGAAGTCGTCTCGGGCGGCGCCGAGCGCCGCGAGTGGGACGCCGTCGCCGACGCGGTCGCCGAGGTGCCCAAACGGACCGTCCAGACGTGGGCGCCGGTGGTCTACTGGGGGCTGCTCGCCCGCGGGAAACTGGAGGGGTTCGTCTGTTACTACCCCGCCGAGCGCGAGCAGGTCGCCGGGTCGCTGCTCGCCCTGGAGGCCGGCGCGGTCGCTCGCGCCGAGGGGCCGCTCACGGTGTTCGGGGCCGACCGCGAGATCCGCGACGCGCTGTTCGACGCCGCCACCGACGCGCTCTGA
- a CDS encoding coenzyme F420-0:L-glutamate ligase, with amino-acid sequence MELFAVDGLPEVRPGDDVGELVAERVDLREGDVVCVSHSIVSKAEGRGADLDEFDPDPRARAIAERIGELAGEEKDPRFAQAVLEESAELLTEEPLMLAVTRFGHISVNAGIDRSNVPGSDLLLLPEDPSASAERISATLDAPVVVTDTSGRPFRQGQRGVALGWAGLPAARDWRGESDRDGRELGVTVEAVVDELAAAANLLTGEGDDGLPVVVIRDFEFGDHEPHDGLFRSPEGDYVRDALREWEYDKQRLRENSE; translated from the coding sequence ATGGAACTGTTCGCGGTCGACGGGCTCCCCGAGGTGCGCCCCGGCGACGACGTGGGCGAACTCGTCGCCGAGCGCGTCGACCTCCGAGAGGGCGACGTGGTCTGTGTCTCCCACTCGATCGTCTCGAAGGCCGAAGGCCGCGGCGCCGACCTCGACGAGTTCGACCCCGACCCGCGGGCGCGAGCCATCGCCGAGCGCATCGGCGAACTCGCCGGCGAGGAGAAAGACCCCCGCTTCGCCCAGGCGGTCCTCGAAGAGAGCGCGGAACTGCTGACCGAGGAGCCGCTCATGCTCGCCGTGACCCGGTTCGGCCACATCTCCGTCAACGCCGGCATCGACCGCTCGAACGTCCCCGGCTCCGATCTACTCCTGCTCCCCGAGGACCCCTCCGCCAGCGCCGAACGGATCTCGGCGACCCTGGACGCGCCGGTCGTCGTCACCGACACGTCGGGGCGACCGTTCCGCCAGGGCCAGCGCGGCGTCGCCCTCGGCTGGGCGGGGCTGCCCGCGGCCCGCGACTGGCGCGGCGAATCGGACCGGGACGGCCGCGAACTCGGCGTCACCGTCGAGGCCGTCGTCGACGAACTCGCCGCCGCCGCGAACCTCCTGACCGGCGAGGGCGACGACGGCCTCCCCGTCGTCGTGATTCGAGACTTCGAGTTCGGCGACCACGAGCCCCACGACGGCCTCTTCCGGTCGCCCGAGGGCGACTACGTCCGCGACGCGCTGCGGGAGTGGGAGTACGACAAACAGCGACTGCGAGAGAACTCCGAATGA
- a CDS encoding 5,10-methylenetetrahydromethanopterin reductase, producing MRAIELTPERPVSTMAQLGATAESVGFDAAFVSHHYNNRDQFSALTAIAGETDGIDVGPGVANPYETHPVTLASRMATLDEYSGGRGVFGVGPGDASTLANLGIDPDSPLRRVLETFKVAQRLWDGERVDHDGTFEADDAGLNYDAGSIPVYVGAQGPHMTRMAAKHADGVLYNGAHPRDYAWASERVAEGLGERPDGRGDFDFAAYASVSVAEDGDAAREEARFPVAFVAGGAPPPVLERHDIDREAASEVGDAVSAGEFREAAGKVTDAMLDAFCIAGSPEEVADDIDAVLEYADSFVAASPLGPDAERAIELLGGMD from the coding sequence ATGAGAGCGATAGAACTCACGCCGGAGCGGCCGGTTTCGACGATGGCACAGCTGGGCGCGACCGCGGAGTCGGTCGGTTTCGACGCCGCGTTCGTCAGCCACCACTACAACAACCGCGACCAGTTTTCGGCGCTCACGGCGATCGCCGGCGAGACCGACGGGATCGACGTGGGCCCGGGCGTCGCCAACCCCTACGAGACCCACCCCGTGACGCTCGCCTCGCGGATGGCCACGCTCGACGAGTACAGCGGCGGCCGCGGCGTCTTCGGCGTCGGCCCCGGCGACGCCTCGACGCTCGCCAACCTCGGCATCGACCCCGACAGCCCGCTCCGGCGAGTGCTGGAGACGTTCAAAGTCGCCCAGCGCCTCTGGGACGGCGAGCGCGTCGACCACGACGGCACCTTCGAGGCCGACGACGCCGGCCTCAACTACGACGCCGGCTCGATCCCCGTCTACGTCGGCGCACAGGGCCCGCACATGACCCGCATGGCCGCCAAACACGCCGACGGCGTCCTCTACAACGGGGCCCACCCCCGCGACTACGCGTGGGCCAGCGAGCGCGTCGCCGAGGGGCTGGGCGAGCGGCCCGACGGTCGCGGCGACTTCGACTTCGCCGCCTACGCCTCGGTCAGTGTGGCCGAAGACGGCGACGCCGCCCGCGAGGAGGCGCGCTTCCCCGTCGCGTTCGTCGCCGGCGGCGCGCCCCCGCCGGTGCTCGAACGCCACGACATCGACCGCGAAGCCGCGAGCGAAGTGGGTGATGCCGTCTCTGCCGGCGAGTTCCGCGAGGCCGCCGGCAAAGTGACCGACGCGATGCTCGACGCCTTCTGCATCGCCGGCTCGCCGGAGGAAGTCGCGGACGACATCGACGCCGTGCTGGAGTACGCCGACAGCTTCGTCGCCGCGTCGCCGCTCGGTCCCGACGCGGAGCGAGCGATCGAGTTGCTCGGCGGGATGGACTGA